One Astatotilapia calliptera chromosome 1, fAstCal1.2, whole genome shotgun sequence DNA segment encodes these proteins:
- the mc1r gene encoding melanocyte-stimulating hormone receptor, whose product MEMTNGSLQYPSILHTDFGPLNDLLEENETNSTAGERNWLNCVQIRVPQELFLALGLISLVENILVIMAIIKNRNLHSPMYYFICCLAVSDMLVSVSNVVETIFMLLNDHGLLDVNPGMLRHLDNVIDVMICSSVVSSLSFLCTIAADRYITIFYALRYHSIMTPHRAIIIIVVVWLASITSSILFIVYHTDNAVIVCLVTFFCTTLVFNAVLYLHMFVLAHVHSRRIVAFHKNRRQSTSMKGAITLTILLGVFILCWGPFFLHLILILACPTSPFCNCFFRNFNLFLILIICNSLIDPLIYAYRSQELRKTLQEMVLCSFCFGV is encoded by the coding sequence ATGGAAATGACCAACGGGTCCCTGCAGTATCCCTCCATACTTCACACGGACTTCGGACCGCTAAATGACCTTCTGGAGGAGAACGAAACGAACTCAACCGCAGGAGAGCGAAACTGGCTGAACTGCGTTCAGATCCGGGTCCCTCAGGAGCTCTTCTTGGCACTGGGACTCATCAGTCTGGTGGAAAACATCTTGGTCATCATGGCGATTATTAAAAATCGAAACCTCCACTCGCCCATGTACTACTTTATCTGCTGCCTGGCCGTGTCTGACATGCTTGTCAGCGTCAGCAACGTGGTGGAGACCATATTCATGCTTCTCAATGACCACGGCCTCCTGGATGTGAACCCCGGCATGCTTCGCCACCTGGACAACGTCATCGACGTGATGATCTGCAGCTCCGTGGtgtcctctctctcctttctgtGCACCATCGCTGCCGATCGCTATATCACCATCTTTTACGCGCTGAGGTATCACAGCATCATGACCCCTCATCgcgccatcatcatcatcgtggtGGTGTGGCTGGCCAGCATCACCTCCAGCATCCTCTTCATCGTATATCACACCGACAACGCCGTCATCGTGTGCCTCGTCACTTTCTTCTGCACTACTCTGGTATTCAACGCCGTGTTATACCTGCACATGTTTGTCCTGGCGCACGTGCATTCTCGGCGCATCGTGGCTTTCCACAAAAACAGGCGCCAGTCCACAAGTATGAAAGGAGCCATAACCCTCACTATCCTGCTCGGGGTCTTTATTTTATGCTGGGGCCCTTTCTTTCTACACCTTATCCTCATCCTCGCCTGTCCCACCAGCCCCTTCTGCAACTGTTTCTTTCGAAACTTTAACCTtttcctcatcctcatcatctgTAACTCCCTCATCGACCCGCTTATATACGCGTACCGGAGCCAGGAGCTGCGTAAAACCTTGCAGGAGATGGTCCTGTGTTCGTTTTGCTTCGGCGTGTGA